The Brassica oleracea var. oleracea cultivar TO1000 chromosome C7, BOL, whole genome shotgun sequence sequence ATTAAACTTAAACTAGTTTAAAGTAAAAGCAAGAAAATTTGTTTTGAACTCAGTCCACGAGTTAAATTATTATTTATGATTTTAAATTGTTAAATCAAACATCAAATTATTTATATATGTCAAAAAAACGTTCATCAAACTATGTACTTATTATTGTGTTAAAAGTTTTAAAACACTCATATATTAGAAATAGTTTAGAAAATATCTTTATATAAATATTTTTGTTTGACTAATATTAAATTATAAATTGTTTTAAATAATAAGGGGTGGAGATTTGAGATTGAGGTTTAAAATTTTATAAAATAAAAAATAAATATTAAAAATTTGAAAATAAAAATTTTAAAAATAGTTTCAAAAAGTATTTTCGAATTACAAAAAGAAAATTTTAAAAAATAAATAAATAAAAAATTTCAAAAAAAAAAAATTTATTAAAAAGTTCGAATTTGAAAACATATAATCTAAAACTATAAAAAACTTTTTTTTTTAATTTTTTTTTTAATTTTTATAAATATCTAGGGTATTAAGGTCTTTTTACCTATTAAATAAAACATTTTGGTCATTTTCCTCCTTGTGGTCTATTTTTGTGAATAAAACTTGAAAATGGTCTATTTAGGAGAATTACCCTAAATTTAATATTATTAAAATACAATGCATGTTTTATTATATATAAAATTCATTACGAATTTTCTGAAAATAAATAAATACGCAGTTAAAAACTAATAATAAATCAGTGACCTATATAAAAACTTAAAACCTAATAAAATATGACAAATAAAAAAATAAGAATTTTAATATAACATATATATTTAAATATTATTAAATCTAAATTCGTTTTTATTTATATATAAAATTCATTACAAATATTTTTTTAATTAATAAATTAGTGATTCAGCTAAAAATTATTAATAAATCAATGACTAAGCTAAAACCTAATAAAAACATGCAAATAAGCAAAATTGACTAAAATCATGTAAAACATAACAAATAAGTAAAATTAAAATAATTATATATCTAATTACATATTTTATAGTTATATTATTGAAATTAAGAAATTATGAACTCAACTAAAAACTATTAATAAATTAATAACTCACCTTAAACCTAATTAAAACATGACAAATTAGGAAAATTACCTAAAATCATGGAAATTATGACAAATAAGCTAAATCACTTCATAAATAACAGTATAGATATATTCATTTGTAAGAATCTACGTTACATTTGCAACAATAATTTTTCTTAACTATATATATTGTGATCATTTATATAACCATACTAATTTGTACCATTCTGAAACAATATTATACAAATGATCCACCTCATCCTTGATCCATAAATAATATAATACATCACTTATTTATATATCAAACGATAATACAATACGAACAATTTACACAAATAAAAACATGTACAAACCTACAACAATTTAAAATTATACATTAAGATAACACCCGCGGTTACGGATCCGAATCTAGTATATCTTACAAGAGATTGATTGATGTGGACCATTCTTTCGCAGCCACGCCTTTAATCTTCTTCTATACGACTTTGACCTCGACTACAATCTCTTTTTAATGAATAAGTGTGTCGTGAAAATTTTATGCAATATTTTTTTTTCTTTAAAACGAAAACAACTTTGAAGTATGTAAAACCGATACCACAAGAGATTATTAAAGTTATATATTAGTGCTACTAAATAAATTTTCTCAAACTATATGATAGAGGAAGCTTCTTGATTATTCACTTGAAATTATTTTATTTTGGTTTGATGTTGAATGAAATTTGTATCAACATCAACAATATTTCGCAGAATTTTCTGGCTTTCATTATATTTACATTTTTCAGTGATGAAAAGACCACGAAAATTGCTCATGAGAAAAGAGGACTCTGGCTTCATGTGGTCTGTTTGATTTATTGAAATAAGAAAACACCTTTAATAAAAAGTGAGTGAGTGAAAACAAAAATAACAAAAACTCTGAAAAGATAATATTGAAAATGGCAAATCTCCAAAATAGCACATTTCTAAGTTTATATCACAAAAATATCCCACAAAAACTAAAATGACCAAAATAACATTTTATCTTTTGAAAATTTTAAATTTTTTTATTATTCAAAATTTGAAACCTTATCCCCAAAACCCCACTCTCCAACTCTAAACCCTACAACCTAAACTTTAAATCCTAAACCCTAAACTCTAAACCATAAACTCTAAGTCCTAAACCTCACCCCTTAACTCTAAACCCTAATGTCTAAATTAATTTACCATTGAGGTATAAGTGTATATTTTTCTCTTTTGATAAAACATTAAGTGCTATTTTGATCATTTTTATTCTTAAAAACTATATTTGTGACAAAAACTTTTTAATGTTATTCTAGTCATTTTCTCTATCGAAAATACCATATATGAATAAATTAATAAAATAAATTATGTAACCTGTCAAAAATAAAGTTAATAAAAAATTATAGCAAAGGTTGCCATATTAGGTTTATAAAGGCTCAATTTTAATAATGGACCATCCCGTTACATCAAAAACGAAAACCCATCTCAACACCAGTTTCTGGACAATGTCTTTCCTCTTTGCTTTCAAAATCAGTCGCTTTATGTTTTCTTTGTTTGACAATTTGTTCTTCTTTAGAATTTATGCAGAGGATTTCTTTTTGTTTGCAAACGCAACTCATCTTCAATTCACCATGACAATAAAATGGCCAAAGCTAATAAGAAAGCACACTTGTAATATAAGGTAGAAAACTACTACTCCACTTTGCAAATCTTGTACCAATAGTAGCCTATGATCACATCATTTGACTGGTCTTTGACCTCCGAGTAACCGTCTTTGTGTATAACCCCAATGTCTCCCGAGTAGAACCACTTGTGCTCTCTCATTCAAGCCAATGTTCCTTCCTGGTCTTTGTTTCTCAGAAAGTAGCTCACCATGATGCATTCAAACCTTGGCTGTGAACGTTTGAAAATCACATGCTTCTGACAAAGATAAGAGTCAGAGTCGGATGAGAACGATGTTAAAGGAGTTATGCGACCTATGCATAATACCTCTTACAAATTTGGCGACCAAAGCGAAACAAACGTTTATTTTTTTGAATTATCCACGGTGTCCGGCGACCGAGGTTAACCGAGGTCCATGAGTGCACTGATGGCCAACGGAGATCGAACTGCGGGATCATCGTATTAGAGTTATCCCTCAAGTGCCAATAGCCCAAGACCCGTTGGTTAAAGCGAAACCAACTGTAGATAGAGTACCAGCTTTTGAACTGCAAAAGAACTGGAGTTGTGGAAAAAAAAAAAGAGACCTTTGTTTCATGACGTAAATTTGACAAAGGCGTTGCGTTGCTTCTTTTGTGTAAAATTAACTTCATCACTATGCAACTCAATACTGGCTCAGTGGCTTCAGGTTCTGTAACAGCAACATAAAAGTCTCTGACCTTTTGAGGACTTGGAGCAAGAGCTCTTGAAACTGGGTAGATATTTGTATCGGGAGGAAACGCCGTCGTATAGTAGAAATGAGTAGTTAATAAGAACTACTAAAGCAGAGAACTTGCTCATATTACATCTCTCTCTCAAATCATAGACATCGTTATCAGTCGAGCAAGCTGATAATATAAAAGGAAATTGTATATTTATTTATATATTTTTTAAAACAATAAGCTCTGTCCGTATTATTATTATTTGCGATAAACATTATTTTTTTCATCAAATAACTTTCCCAAAATCTCCTCCTCCATCGCGCTGAACCGGTTTTCCATCTCAAATCCCCGGGAATTGGATTGTTTCCCTGTCGGGGAGAATCATCATCATCATCATCATCATCGGCCTCTCTTTACTTCTCTCCGCCTCTCGTAACCGTCGCTATCTTCACCGCCACCGATCTCATTTCTCCTTCCTTCCAATCGAACCTCCGTGCGATGCGGTGATCTAACGATTGGACTCGGGCAGCCTTATGTGTTAGGGCTTTTCCACGCATCTTGTTGTGGGACACTGTCTTCCGGATCATCCTCCGTTTCCAAATGGCGGCGCCGAGGCCGACGGGGAGCCAGGATCTGTTCGATACGTATTTCAGGAGAGCAGATTTGGACGGAGATGGTCGTATCAGTGGTGCTGAGGCTGTCGCTTTCTTCCAAGGCTCCAATTTGCCTAAGAACGTCCTTGCTCAGGTTCTTTCATCTGTGGGATCGTTTGGTAGAATTGCGATGAAGCCTCTCTTTTCATTCGGGAGCTTGTAGTCTATTTATGTGATGCTATAGGAGGCTCCAGTTTGATCTCGGTGTAGTAGTCTAGGATTAGAATGCTAACAACTTTTATCAGATTGGCGCATAAGATGTTTTTAGTGGAAATGTTTAAGCGTTGGCATATTGAAATAGAGAAGCAATCTACTGTGCATATGCTTAGAACATTGGATGCAATGAGGGAACTAAGCATATTTGAATTCTATCATACGTTTCTGAACTGTAGACAACATTCTGCAGATTTGTGCATATATAAGTTTTTCAGCTCCTATTGTGGCTATTAATCTTCGGATATGTTGATGTTATAGGTATGGTCCTACGCGGATGCAAAAAAGGCTGGTTACCTTGGTCGAGCGGAGTTCTACAGTGCTTTAAAGTTGGTAACTGTGGCACAAAGTAGACGGGAATTGACGCCTGAGATAGTGAAGGCTGCAATTTATAGTCCTGCTTCAGCTAATATCCCTGCTCCCAAGATAAATCTTGCTGCAACACCCTCTCCCCAGCCCAGGGGAGTTGTGCCTGCTACACAAGCTCAGGGAGCTACATCGATGCCATCATCAGTAGCGGCTGGTGTGAGAGGAGGCCAAATGGGCGGAACCGTAAGCACTAGTAATCAACAAGTAGTCCCGGGCCAGCAGAATCAATTTAATGGCCCACGTCTGGCTCAACCACCGCAAAACTTTCAAAGCCAGGGTATGCCAGCTGGTGCGCCTCGTACTGCACCTAATTCAGTTACCAACCATATACCAACACCGCATATGACAACTGCAGTAATAAGCTCTACAACAGCTAGACCTCAAGAATCAGCGCCTGTGCACAAGCCCCAAGATTCATCTGCTCCTTCAGGTGCTCGTGCTCTAGATGCGACATCCAATCAATTGGTAGGCAAGGATCCCAAGGAACTGGCGGCATCAGGAAACGGTTTTGCCTCTGACTCACTTTTCGGAGATGTGTTTGCAGTTGCTTCCACGGAGCCAAAACAACTTACTACTGGAACTACGTCGACAGTGGCCATCTCATCTGTTTCTTCTGAAACTGTTGTGGCTCCTGGGGTTGCACAGTCTGTAGTTAGGACAAGTTCAATTCCGCAACATGGCTCTTTGGGACAGCATCCTGTTGGGGTTCAGAATCAGCTTGCTGGACAAATAAGCCAGCCATTTGCTCCCTCCGGTGCAGCTTCTGGTACAACTGGCTCTACTGTTGGAGTTGGAATGTCAGCTTCTAGTCAGATGACCCAGCGTCAGTCTCAGCCCCGACCCCAATACCAACCCCAGCCTCAACACCAACCTCATTCCCAGCCTCACCACCAACCTCACCATCAACCTCACCACCAACCTCAGCCCCTAACTCACCACCAACCCCACCACCAGCCCCGACCTCGACCCCAACACCAACCCCACTCCCACTCACAAGCCCCTTGGCCAAAAATGACTCCAGCTGATGTCCAGAAATATACCAAGGTTTTTGTGCAAGTTGACACTGATAGGGACGGAAAGATTACCGGGAACCAGGCTCGCAATCTGTTCTTCAGTTGGAGGCTCCCGCAAGGTAGGCTACATTTTCGTTTATGTTACTTCATCCATTAACAGTGGTCTTGTTTCAGTCTGAGCTTGTTGTTATGATGGTGAATATGCATTTTAATTAAGTGACACTTTTATAGTTATGTATATCATTTTTATGTGTTTTATGGGAATGTAGACAGTTTATGTGTGTTTCCAATGCTGTTCCTTGGTATTACAGAGGCTTTGAAGCAGGTTTGGTATTTATCCGATCAAGATAATGATAGCATGCTCTCGCTAAGGGAATTTTGTATTGCTGTCTATCTAATGGAGCGTTATAGAGAGGGCCGACCTCTTCCCCCAGTGTTCCCAAGCACCATAATATCTAGTGAGAGCATGTTTACCTCTCCTGGTCAATCTGTGGCACCACATGGCAATGCGTCCTGGGGACATCCACATGGTATGGCATCAAGCAAACCTTTTTCTGTATTACTTGCATTATTTTTCTGCTGGCGGCATGTGTATTCCTGGACCAAATATTGTAGGTGTCCAACATCATCAACATCATGGGGGTTCGAGGCCACCAGCTATTCCCAAAGGAAAGCCTCCGAGACCGGTTCCTCTCTCACCTAGTGATGGAATGGTCCAGCCCACTCAGCCAAAGCGTAAGATGCCGGAGCTGGAAAAATATCTGGTGGATCAACTTAGTAAAGAGGAGCAGGATTCACTCAACTCGAAGTTTGAAGAAGCAACTGCCATTGATAAAAAGGCACTCTCTGGTTTCTCTCTGATTTGCTTTCTAATTTGCCAATGTGGTAGTTTTTTTAGGTTAGCGTTATCAGGCAGCCTCTGGAAACTATACATAATTCCTTTTTTTCCACTGTTTGTAAACCTATTTTGATACTACTTCTGGCAATTTGTGTTCTTTCTCTGCATAGAAGATCAGTTATTGACTGAAATTTGGCATACCCTAGAAATTTATGTGACGGCTGTTTCTTTTCTTAAAATCCTTGTATTTTGGTCATCAGGTGGATGAACTTGAAAAAGAAATAGCTGATTCCAAGCAAAAAATCGAGTTCTTCCATGCTAAGATGCAGGAACTTGTAAGTATTTCTGCTTATTCCGGTTGGTCTTTTCTTTCTCAAAATGTTGTTTGTAATTGCTTATTTTGATACCAGTAGTAGTGGCAAACACCGGTTTGACATTATTATTATTGTATAGTTTTGTTGTTTGATTTGTGCTGAAGTGATCTTAAAATCTCGAGGAATATAGTTGTTTTGAGGAAGTTCCTTACTATTACCAACGATAAGTTTGTTTCTTTGACCTTCACCCTTTGGTTCCTTGGGTGACAGGTTTTATATAAGAGCAGATGTGACAACAGGTACAATGAAATTACGGAGAGAGTCTCGGGTGATAAACGTGAGGTATACAGTTTTTGTGGCACTGTGCTGCTTCTGTGATGGTATCACACATCCAGTTGTTTACCTAACATACTAAATCTGTAATCCAGCTTGAATCTCTAGCAAAGAAATATGAGGAGAAATACAAGAAGTCTGGCAATGTAGGCTCTAAATTGACTATTGAAGAGGCCACGTTCCGTGATATACAGGTAGTTTACAAGCAGTATCCCAGTAACATGGCTTAATTTGAATTATTTGCAAGCTATGTCTCCTTAAAAATATGATAAACCTCCCTTTAAATCGCAGGAGAAGAAAATGGAATTGCACCAGGCAATAGTCAAATTTGAAGAAGGCAAGCTTGATGATGGTGTTGTTAAGGTAAGCCACGCGGGCTATCCCGTTGATTGATTGTGATTGGTGGTTGTAGTTAGCTGAATGTTGTCTTGTAGGAGCGCACTGAACACATCCAATCAGGCCTTGAGGAACTGGTTAGAAATTTGAATGAGCGCTGCAAACAATATGGAGTACGTGGCAAACCCACTACTCTGGTGGAACTTCCTTTTGGTATAGATTTACCCCTTCTTGACTCCAATGAAATAACACTTTTAATATTGTATTCTCTCAATCAGTATACTTGCGATTTCGATTTACCCCTTATTGTATACATTTTTTTTTAATGTTTTCATTGGACTTCTTCGCTTTTCACAGGTTGGCAGCCTGGAATCCAGGAAGGTGCTGCGGATTGGGATGAAGAATGGGATAAGCTAGAGGAGGAAGGTATACTTGCGATTTCGATTTAGTTATCTTTGTTAGATGAGATTATCGAGGAAGCATGGCTTAAGATGTTTAATCAATGTTTCTTGTTTCCTTATATTTACCTGTCTTCTAAAACAGGGTATGAATTTTGAAGTCGAACACTTGAACTTTGCATACTAATTTTTCTCTACTTTCAGGGTTTGTCTTTGTGAAGGAGCTTACACTTGATGTTCAAAACATCATAGCCCCTCCAAAGGAAAAATCATCGGCTTGGGAGAAAGAAATTACTGCCTCTTCAAATGAAGGTGAAGACATTTCATCCTCAGATGTTGAGTCTAAAGCAGAGAAAAAGCCAAGCAGTGATGAAGAGGCTTCTGAAAAGGATCCAGCATCTGCAGACGGTAAAAAGGATAGAAACGGATCTCTGGATGACTCTAATGTTAGAAAGGGTATTGAAGCTGACGATTCACCCCGAACCAAAGATACGAGGAGGTAGGCCTCTTTTCTTAGACCGTGTGTGTTATGGACTCTGCATTTTTCTCAACAGTGGATATTATATACTTTGGTAAAATGTGGAAAAGTAGAGTATAGTATGTTCCTACACATCTCAGTTGACTTACATTGTCTACATTATACTCAATTTTGTCTCAGTGAAAATGGCCATGATGATGGTGAATCGACTGCTTCTACTGGCAAAACTGTAAACTATGACTCTCACGATGAGACGGATTCAGTTTCAAGCTTCAACCCTGACAACGGAAAGGTATATTGTGCTCATGTGCTCTAGATTAATATTGATGCTTCGTCATCTCAATCTAATTGTGGCGAGCGTTATGTGTTTACGCAGGACAAGGATCATGAGAAGCATGATAGTGGCTTTGGATTCGGGTTCGGATTCGATGACTTCAGCATTAAGCCTATAAAAACTGGCTCCACCCTATCAAACGACTTCCTCCCTCCAAAGCTATCTATATTTTCTGACTCTGTCTCAAGCCCGTCGGCAAATGCAAACGACGGTTTCACTGCAAAACCTTCCTTGTTTGCTGATTCAGTCCCTAGCACTCCAGCTACAACCACTGCCTCTTACTCAGGCAATAAATCGTACTTCGACGACTCGGTTCCGAGCACTCCTGCTTACGCAGGTAAATCGTTCTTCGACGACTCGGTTCCAAGCACTCCTGCTTATCCTGGAAACTTGTTTCCCGAAAAGAAATCGTTTTTTGACGACTCTGTCCCAAGCACTCCTGCTTATAGCACGTCTGATTTTGGCGGGAAGCCGTTTGCATCAGAGACTCCTCGTTCAGACAACTTGTTCCCAGGAAGAAGTCCCTTCATGTTCGACTCTGTCCCGAGCACACCCGCAGCACACGATGACTTCTCTTCCAACACCTTCTCTCACTTCGATTCATTCAACAGCAACAATAATGACGCTTTCTCTCTATCACGCTCAGACTCGATGCGCAGCACAAGCGAGCCAGACCCATTCGCGTCCAGGTTTGATTCATTCAACTATCAGAGATACGATTCCTTCAATGCACAGAGCTACGATTCATCTAGCAACAACTACGCGGCCGAGACACCTAAAGCCTCGTTGACGAGATTCGATTCTATTGGAAGTACTAGAGACTCTGATTACAGTCACGGGTTTGGGTTTGATGACCATGACCCGTTCGGTTCTACCGGACCATTCAAAACAACGACAAATACAGCAGAGACACCACGTAGCTCTGATCATTGGAATGCTTTTTAGCACCCCAAGCCCACGTGTGATAAGTATATGATCACATATTATATTGTTTGCTGTTTTTTACTACAGTTCGAACTTAGAGTTCTATGTATTTTTATTTGTTTGGTTTGCCCTCTTCTGCTTGACTGCTTGTTTCATTTTTTTTTTGTTAATATATATAGCAGTTCATTTGCCATTTTTCCCTTTTCAAGGATTTTCTTTTTGTCGAGTGTCGTTTGATCTCCCGAGTAGTGTTTTTCTTTGCTCTTCCTTTGTTATGTGATGAATAATGAAAATTTTATGTGTCCCGGTTAAACATAAATTGAAATTGTATCTTTGTAATCGTCTTGTATGGATAATTTTCAGATGATCTTACACTAGATTGATTGTTTTTTCTTTCTTAATAATCCGTATCTATGTATAGTTTTGATTTATTTAAATCTCGCTCTTTTATAAAAGGATTGAAAATTATTAACATTGTATGAATCCTATGAAGGCATCAGAGCGTTCCTGGAACATTTGGACTGAAGACACTGATAGATTGATCATGCTTTTCAAACGTCCTCATCTCATTACTTTCTATTCAAAATCATGATATGTAATCAAAACTTATGATATAGATACTTGTTGGGATTCCACCTGAGTGGTGACCAGTACTGTAGGATTAACTCTATTGTTAGTCTTCTCGTTGCACTTAGCATTGAGATGAAAAAACGACATCCATCAATTTTTCTTCTAAAATTTTGAGATTCACCTGTTGACATTGAGGTTATAACATATGATGGGTATCAGACATGCAGGAGGCAAAAGCAACAGAGAGACAAGGATCACTGGGGATACCGCAGAGCTTAGTTTATTCATGTTCACAAAGCAACAGAGAGACAAGGATCACTGGGGATACCGCAGAGCTTAGTTAATTTATTCATGTTCACGAGGTGATCTCTCCAACGTTTTTAAGAGAACCACTCTCTGTTTCCAACAAAGAAAAATCAATGTAGATTTTGTAGAGTCAATCACAACCACCGAGGCAAACAAAAACTAACAAAAGTGTACCTCTATTTATTTGACGTATCCATCATCAAAGCTAGATTCTTGAACAACACTCATTTGTTTGTCTTTTTAACTCTTAATCAAAACGACAACGTTTAGATGTAAAATAAATATCGGGGCATGAGGGCATTTCTGTAGTAAGATAGGATAATTACGGGGTCTATCGTCACTTTAGTATTACTCCTCCTCGTCGGTCGTCTTCTTCATTTGTCCGTGAAGCTGAGGAGAAGTGACGAGAAGAGGGAAGCTCCGATCTTTCATTTCCGGAAGAGTTAAGGAGAAATCAATGGCGGCGGGAGGTGGAAGATCGATGCTTGGATCCATGCTTCTGTTTACGGTGGTCCTCTCGCTTCAAGAAGTGTATAGAGGGAAATTAGCTTCTTCGGAGCTGTTCACGATCCTTGGAGGCTTCACTAGCTCACTCCTCTTTCTCTTCTCTCTCACAGTAAGTTATAGGATTCTCCTCGGTAGTCTATTTCAAACTTGATTCGTTAGATATTTGGTTTTTCAAATTCCTCGAGAATCTGGGTCAATGCGATTTGTTTACTTTGCAGTTCATAGGAAATCTCCAGGAGTCTTCTGGCACGAAGAGTAGCTGGGGTGCAGGTAGCTGTTTCTCTTTGACATGCACTTTATTGATAAAAGCAATAATCTGTTAAAACTTAAAACACTTCTCTTTTCTGTTATCACTCTCTCTGTCTAGTTCAGAGATTTTAATGCCCAAAATATTTACTTTTCCTCGATATGTATCCTTGTGAATCAATTCCTGGATGTGGAGATTAGATATTTTAATTGATCTGTTTCTTTATTGTCAAATGA is a genomic window containing:
- the LOC106304053 gene encoding keratinocyte-associated protein 2-like, with product MAAGGGRSMLGSMLLFTVVLSLQEVYRGKLASSELFTILGGFTSSLLFLFSLTFIGNLQESSGTKSSWGAVVIAEIIALVAASTVHRVCITTCFLFSAGLLYEMNKISGYMLSESKSKKH
- the LOC106305918 gene encoding epidermal growth factor receptor substrate 15-like codes for the protein MAAPRPTGSQDLFDTYFRRADLDGDGRISGAEAVAFFQGSNLPKNVLAQVWSYADAKKAGYLGRAEFYSALKLVTVAQSRRELTPEIVKAAIYSPASANIPAPKINLAATPSPQPRGVVPATQAQGATSMPSSVAAGVRGGQMGGTVSTSNQQVVPGQQNQFNGPRLAQPPQNFQSQGMPAGAPRTAPNSVTNHIPTPHMTTAVISSTTARPQESAPVHKPQDSSAPSGARALDATSNQLVGKDPKELAASGNGFASDSLFGDVFAVASTEPKQLTTGTTSTVAISSVSSETVVAPGVAQSVVRTSSIPQHGSLGQHPVGVQNQLAGQISQPFAPSGAASGTTGSTVGVGMSASSQMTQRQSQPRPQYQPQPQHQPHSQPHHQPHHQPHHQPQPLTHHQPHHQPRPRPQHQPHSHSQAPWPKMTPADVQKYTKVFVQVDTDRDGKITGNQARNLFFSWRLPQEALKQVWYLSDQDNDSMLSLREFCIAVYLMERYREGRPLPPVFPSTIISSESMFTSPGQSVAPHGNASWGHPHGVQHHQHHGGSRPPAIPKGKPPRPVPLSPSDGMVQPTQPKRKMPELEKYLVDQLSKEEQDSLNSKFEEATAIDKKVDELEKEIADSKQKIEFFHAKMQELVLYKSRCDNRYNEITERVSGDKRELESLAKKYEEKYKKSGNVGSKLTIEEATFRDIQEKKMELHQAIVKFEEGKLDDGVVKERTEHIQSGLEELVRNLNERCKQYGVRGKPTTLVELPFGWQPGIQEGAADWDEEWDKLEEEGFVFVKELTLDVQNIIAPPKEKSSAWEKEITASSNEGEDISSSDVESKAEKKPSSDEEASEKDPASADGKKDRNGSLDDSNVRKGIEADDSPRTKDTRSENGHDDGESTASTGKTVNYDSHDETDSVSSFNPDNGKDKDHEKHDSGFGFGFGFDDFSIKPIKTGSTLSNDFLPPKLSIFSDSVSSPSANANDGFTAKPSLFADSVPSTPATTTASYSGNKSYFDDSVPSTPAYAGKSFFDDSVPSTPAYPGNLFPEKKSFFDDSVPSTPAYSTSDFGGKPFASETPRSDNLFPGRSPFMFDSVPSTPAAHDDFSSNTFSHFDSFNSNNNDAFSLSRSDSMRSTSEPDPFASRFDSFNYQRYDSFNAQSYDSSSNNYAAETPKASLTRFDSIGSTRDSDYSHGFGFDDHDPFGSTGPFKTTTNTAETPRSSDHWNAF